In Desulfurellaceae bacterium, the genomic window CGCAATCCGTGGTCCGTACCAGCACAGCGCCATACCATCGACACAGTACAGGTGGCCCATTTTGCCGGCGACGGTGTGAGCCAGCGGTTTCAGGTGGACCAGGTGTTTGGCGGCGAACGGGTAGGGTTCGCTCGGCAGCACCACGACCTGCGGGTCGGCCGCCACCACCTCGTCCAGGCCGACGGTGCAGTAGCGCTCGGCCCTGGTGCGGAAGATATTCTCCCCACCGCACGTCCACAGCATATCATCGCTATAGGTCTGGGCGTTAAACGACATCCAGGGCTTGCGCCAGATCGGGCAGAAGACGCGGACGCGGGGCTGGCGCTCGAGGTCGCCGGCCAGCTGGTCGGCCTGCTGGCGCAGGGCGCGGGCCAGTGCCCGGCCGTCTTCCGAACGGCCGGTCAGCCGGCCCAAGCGTTCGATCATCTCGATTCCATCCCTGACCGTACGGGGAGCGGTCACGTACACGCACAGGCCGTGCTCCTCCAACCAGGCGAAATCTTCGCGCCGGTTTTCCTCTTCATTCAGGATGACCACATCGGGCCGCAGACGCAGAATGGCTTCGAGGTCTGGATCCTTGGTGCCGCCGACCTTGGTGAGACCGGCCATCTGTTCGGGCGGATGGGTACAGAATCGGGTCACCCCGACAACAGACGCTCCCGCACCGAGGGCGAACAGGGTCTCGGTGATGCTCGGCACCAGCGACACAATCCGCTGTGGACAGGCGGGCAGGGAGAGCGGACGCTGGAGTTCATCAACACAGTCCATACCGACCCCATCGGCCTAGCGGCCTTGAGACTCCAAAATAGCCTCCAACTGTTGCTTTTCCTCCAGCGTATAGTCTTCCTCGGGTGAGGCTGGGACGGCCTCTTGTCTGAGGGGAGCTTGGCTCACCCGGGGCTGAAAAATCCCCATCCGGCGCGCTTCTTTGTCGAGAAACATCACCATGCCGAGAAAACCGAGAACGACCACACAGCCGATGATGAGTAGTACCTTAGAGACCAGGCCGCGTCGCTTTTTTCGGCGTGGCGCGGCCTTTTTTCTGCGGGCGGGTGTCTTGCGGGCCGCTGTCTTTTTCCGCTCAGCCATTGGTCCTCTCTCTCCTCAACACAATCCACTAAGACGGGCGACGATCTCTGCTTGCTGGTGTCGTCATCGTCACCCATCTCGCCTCTCAAGGCTGGCTTAAGGGCGGGGCTGAAGAAGCGCCCAAAACCGCCCGGACAGCCTCCCAGCCGCTGCGCTGATGCCAGCCCTCGACCCCGTTGTACCACTTGAGACCGACCGACTGAAGACGCCGGCTGCGGGTGGCCAGGCCAAACCATACGCGCCACGCCGAGCCGTAAAACAACCGGGTCGTCAGCGCCAAACGGTACAGCTTCTTGCCGGCTGCGGAGCGGGCGAAGCGCTCGGTATAGTCGGCAAAATCGGCATCCCGACCGC contains:
- a CDS encoding cobalamin-binding protein — its product is MDCVDELQRPLSLPACPQRIVSLVPSITETLFALGAGASVVGVTRFCTHPPEQMAGLTKVGGTKDPDLEAILRLRPDVVILNEEENRREDFAWLEEHGLCVYVTAPRTVRDGIEMIERLGRLTGRSEDGRALARALRQQADQLAGDLERQPRVRVFCPIWRKPWMSFNAQTYSDDMLWTCGGENIFRTRAERYCTVGLDEVVAADPQVVVLPSEPYPFAAKHLVHLKPLAHTVAGKMGHLYCVDGMALCWYGPRIADGLAQFGRLFGYVRHTLDD